One region of Culex pipiens pallens isolate TS chromosome 2, TS_CPP_V2, whole genome shotgun sequence genomic DNA includes:
- the LOC120428350 gene encoding uncharacterized protein LOC120428350: MIRLNNCIQGEARTKVFSQLLHASNVDGVISTLKMLYGRPEIIVQSLIKRIHTLPSPKADKLDTLVDYAVAVRNMVATVEACHLDDYLYNVSLLQELVTRLPTMIMLSWAMFRQPLNRVTLKDFSDWLYRMAEAASTVTVPLPPSDDAKNKRSRRGDGGYLHSHREASPSPTRKPADNERAEECHICSGDCESVEKCPAFLRLDHSKRWTALREHDLCRRCLKNHRGFCKVNVACGMNNCKYKHHPLLHNDAPRRHTNITPTEFSSTTPEVTNAVNINEAECNTHRSADKAVLFRYVPVLLHGPESTINTYAFLDDGSSVTLLENELATELGFDGVPYPLCLKWTADDCRYEENSRQVSLQISGIRNPGNRFRLGDVHTVDKLKLPPQTLAFEKLATKHRHLKGLPVDSYANVRPRILIGMNHIQVGRNLRTKEGEALEPIASKTRLGWIVYGPTSDLNQIENPSLFHNFHICDASHAAEDDLHKLVKSFFALDSLGISKPTKPIMTSEDERALDMMRAITSLQGDRYQSGLLWKYDDVRLPDSKTMAKKRTECLHRRMAREPELAKALAEKIADLNKGYARKLSPVEIAEQRKRVWYMPVFPVFNPNKPGKLRIVWDAAAVSGGISLNDVLMKGPDLNTSLPSVLYKFREHAVAVSGDIREMFHQVRMNDEDQHCQRFFWPNEDGSMDVYVLTVMSFGAKCSPSKAQFVKNHNAERFRNRFPAAVNVIQKSHYVDDMLTSVDTDEEAIELTKQVKMIHEAGGFEIRGWASNSNKVLAALGTDQVSEKSLDITSEVANEKVLGMWWSTQGDYFTYKVFTDRNKEVLTEGRRLTKSEVLRILMSIYDPLGLIACVLMLLKIVLQDVWRSGVDWKDGICDAEYERWQQWLEFLPELESLRIPRCYQVSWANSEGTTIQLHTFVDASECGYSAVSYFRFENGNQIHCALVGVKCRVSPLKFISIPRLELQGGLTGGRFAASIQEGHTYQISKRFFHTDARDVLCWLHNRDHRRYSQFVAFRVSELLEITDLNEWNHVSSKLNIADEVTKWKRKPNLKRVISGSGFMWQPEETWRKQSAVEETLEELRANVLTHHQADDPAIHPEDFSSWNHLLRTAAYVLRFAKLVRGQRLKTVPLLSRELRAAANHLYRQAQEDAYYEERISLSCPDELTGKRILHKTNALFKLEPYLDDDGVMRMRGRIAACECLDESAKHQIILPRDHPVTSLVILQIHEDYHHQSHQTVINEVRRKFYIPRLRAAYAKVRSKCQLCKNQTATPQPPAMADLPRLRLAAFIRPFSYVGIDYFGPMQVTVGRRVEKRWGVLATCLTVRAVHIEVAHSLTTSSCIMCLRNIIARRGTPIEIISDRGTNLVGASKELKEAMKEVNQDRLMAEFVTEETRWSFNPPASPHMGGSWERLIRSVKKFLQQILPTQRLPTDEVLRSTLIEIENIINSRPLTYVPVDDEATPALTPNCFLLGSTNGSKPNVLYDGGSAALRNTWKTSQMLANIFWKKWVAEYLPEITRRSKWFTPARPIQLGDIVIVVDPRFPRNCWPKGRVVATKQSKDGQVRSATVQTVTGLYERPAVNLAVLDVGAKESNLDQDPTTGGDCYARQ, encoded by the coding sequence ATGATCCGGTTGAACAATTGCATTCAAGGTGAAGCTAGAACCAAAGTATTCAGCCAGCTTTTGCACGCCAGCAACGTTGACGGTGTGATCTCCACATTGAAGATGTTATACGGACGTCCAGAGATAATTGTGCAATCCCTGATTAAGAGAATCCACACGCTGCCCTCACCGAAGGCTGACAAGTTGGACACGTTGGTGGATTACGCCGTAGCAGTTCGAAACATGGTAGCGACCGTTGAGGCTTGCCACCTGGATGACTACTTGTACAACGTATCGCTACTCCAAGAGCTGGTCACACGCCTTCCCACCATGATCATGCTAAGTTGGGCAATGTTTCGTCAACCGCTGAATCGAGTGACGCTGAAGGACTTCAGCGATTGGTTGTACCGCATGGCCGAAGCTGCTAGTACCGTGACTGTTCCACTGCCGCCTAGTGACGACGCCAAAAACAAACGAAGTCGTAGAGGTGACGGCGGCTACCTGCACTCACATCGCGAAGCATCTCCGTCCCCAACGAGGAAGCCAGCCGACAACGAACGAGCTGAAGAATGCCATATATGCAGTGGAGACTGTGAATCGGTAGAGAAGTGCCCTGCTTTTCTGCGACTGGACCATTCAAAGCGTTGGACTGCGCTGAGGGAGCACGATCTCTGTCGACGCTGTCTTAAAAATCATCGTGGATTCTGCAAAGTGAACGTTGCTTGTGGAATGAACAATTGCAAATACAAACACCACCCTCTACTCCACAACGATGCACCCAGGAGGCATACCAACATTACGCCTACTGAATTCAGTTCAACAACACCGGAAGTAACGAACGCAGTGAACATCAACGAAGCAGAATGTAATACCCACCGAAGCGCTGACAAAGCGGTACTGTTCCGTTATGTGCCTGTCCTGCTGCATGGTCCAGAATCCACGATCAACACCTACGCGTTCTTAGACGATGGGTCGTCTGTGACGCTGCTCGAGAACGAACTGGCGACGGAGTTGGGGTTTGACGGTGTTCCTTATCCGCTCTGTTTGAAATGGACCGCGGATGATTGCCGCTATGAAGAGAACTCGCGTCAAGTATCGCTGCAGATTTCGGGTATCCGCAACCCTGGAAACCGGTTTCGTCTGGGAGACGTTCACACGGTCGACAAGTTAAAGCTACCACCGCAAACGCTGGCCTTTGAAAAGTTAGCGACAAAGCATCGGCACTTGAAAGGCTTACCTGTGGACTCGTACGCTAACGTACGCCCTCGAATCCTCATTGGAATGAACCATATCCAGGTTGGACGCAACCTTCGCACCAAAGAAGGCGAGGCGCTGGAACCGATCGCTTCGAAGACACGCCTGGGATGGATCGTGTACGGCCCAACCTCAGATCTGAATCAAATCGAAAATCCTTCGCTGTTTCACAACTTCCACATTTGCGATGCTAGCCATGCCGCCGAAGACGATCTCCACAAACTGGTCAAAAGTTTCTTCGCCTTGGACAGTCTTGGAATTTCGAAGCCCACGAAGCCGATCATGACTAGTGAAGATGAACGTGCGCTCGACATGATGCGGGCCATCACTTCTCTGCAAGGCGATCGTTACCAGTCCGGTTTGTTGTGGAAGTATGATGACGTACGTTTGCCGGACAGCAAGACTATGGCCAAAAAGCGAACTGAATGTCTGCACCGACGGATGGCAAGGGAACCAGAACTAGCGAAAGCGCTCGCGGAAAAAATCGCGGACTTGAACAAGGGCTACGCACGCAAGCTGTCTCCTGTGGAAATCGCCGAGCAACGGAAGCGCGTCTGGTACATGCCGGTGTTTCCTGTTTTCAACCCTAATAAACCCGGGAAGCTGAGGATCGTCtgggacgctgctgctgttTCCGGAGGAATTTCTCTAAACGACGTGCTGATGAAGGGGCCAGATTTGAATACATCACTACCGTCAGTTCTCTACAAGTTTCGTGAACACGCTGTGGCTGTTTCCGGCGATATCCGTGAAATGTTCCACCAAGTGCGCATGAACGATGAGGATCAGCACTGCCAGCGATTTTTTTGGCCGAACGAGGACGGATCAATGGATGTGTACGTGCTCACAGTGATGTCATTCGGTGCCAAATGCTCACCCAGCAAAGCCCAATTCGTCAAGAATCACAACGCGGAACGCTTCCGAAACCGGTTCCCTGCCGCGGTTAACGTAATCCAAAAGTCTCACTATGTCGACGACATGCTGACAAGCGTGGACACCGATGAAGAAGCGATCGAACTGACGAAACAAGTCAAGATGATCCATGAAGCAGGCGGGTTCGAAATCCGCGGCTGGGCTTCTAACTCAAACAAAGTTCTGGCGGCTCTTGGAACCGATCAAGTCTCTGAGAAAAGTTTGGATATCACGTCTGAGGTGGCGAACGAGAAAGTTTTAGGCATGTGGTGGTCAACGCAGGGCGACTACTTCACCTACAAAGTGTTCACTGATCGAAACAAAGAAGTTCTCACGGAAGGCCGGCGGCTTACAAAGTCTGAGGTCTTGCGCATTCTAATGTCGATCTACGACCCGCTCGGTCTCATCGCGTGTGTCCTGATGCTCCTGAAGATCGTGTTGCAAGACGTTTGGAGATCTGGTGTGGACTGGAAAGATGGCATTTGCGACGCTGAGTACGAAAGATGGCAACAGTGGCTGGAGTTTCTCCCAGAACTCGAATCTCTACGCATTCCTCGCTGCTACCAAGTGAGCTGGGCTAACAGCGAAGGAACCACAATTCAACTACATACGTTCGTAGACGCAAGCGAGTGTGGCTACTCTGCGGTGAGCTACTTTCGCTTCGAAAACGGAAACCAAATTCATTGTGCATTGGTTGGGGTCAAGTGTCGAGTTTCTCCCCTCAAGTTCATCTCCATTCCTCGATTAGAACTACAAGGTGGCCTAACTGGTGGTCGGTTTGCTGCTAGCATTCAAGAGGGGCACACGTACCAAATCTCAAAGCGATTCTTTCACACCGACGCACGAGACGTACTGTGCTGGCTACACAACAGAGACCATCGTCGCTACAGCCAATTTGTTGCCTTCCGAGTGAGCGAACTATTGGAGATCACTGACCTTAACGAGTGGAACCACGTGTCGTCCAAACTGAACATCGCCGATGAGGTCACGAAGTGGAAACGCAAGCCCAACCTGAAACGAGTCATCAGTGGATCCGGATTCATGTGGCAACCGGAAGAAACCTGGAGAAAGCAGTCTGCAGTTGAAGAAACGCTAGAGGAACTTCGAGCGAATGTGTTAACCCACCACCAGGCCGATGATCCAGCCATTCACCCAGAAGACTTCTCTAGCTGGAATCATCTTCTACGAACAGCTGCTTACGTGCTGCGTTTTGCCAAGCTTGTGCGTGGTCAGCGGCTGAAAACGGTTCCACTTCTATCAAGAGAACTTCGAGCAGCCGCAAATCATCTCTATCGACAAGCACAAGAGGACGCCTACTACGAAGAGCGCATTTCTTTGTCGTGCCCCGATGAGTTGACTGGTAAGCGAATTCTTCACAAAACTAATGCTCTATTTAAGCTGGAACCCTACCTTGATGACGACGGCGTGATGCGGATGCGTGGGCGTATTGCTGCCTGCGAGTGCTTGGATGAGAGCGCCAAACATCAGATCATCCTGCCGCGAGACCATCCGGTGACATCGTTGGTGATTCTTCAAATTCACGAAGACTACCATCATCAGAGCCATCAAACTGTGATCAACGAAGTCCGGCGCAAGTTTTACATTCCTCGTTTGCGTGCCGCCTATGCCAAGGTTCGAAGTAAATGCCAGTTGTGCAAGAATCAAACTGCGACGCCTCAACCTCCCGCCATGGCTGACTTGCCCAGGCTTCGTTTAGCTGCCTTTATCCGGCCGTTCTCGTACGTTGGGATCGACTACTTCGGTCCGATGCAGGTAACAGTCGGACGTCGAGTGGAGAAACGCTGGGGCGTTCTAGCAACGTGCTTGACAGTCCGCGCGGTCCATATCGAGGTCGCCCACTCACTGACAACGAGTTCCTGTATCATGTGCCTTCGGAACATCATCGCTCGACGTGGAACCCCAATTGAGATAATCAGCGACCGAGGAACCAATCTGGTCGGCGCGAGCAAGGAGCTGAAGGAGGCGATGAAAGAAGTCAACCAAGATCGTTTGATGGCCGAGTTTGTCACCGAGGAGACCAGGTGGAGCTTCAATCCACCAGCTTCGCCGCACATGGGTGGCAGCTGGGAGCGGCTGATTCGGTCTGTAAAAAAGTTTCTTCAACAAATCTTGCCGACGCAACGTTTACCCACGGATGAAGTCCTTCGGAGCACGCTAATCGAGATTGAAAACATCATCAACTCTCGCCCCTTGACCTACGTACCGGTTGACGACGAAGCAACTCCAGCGCTAACCCCGAATTGCTTCCTACTGGGCTCAACGAACGGTTCTAAGCCAAACGTTCTGTACGACGGCGGCAGTGCGGCGCTCCGAAACACCTGGAAGACTTCACAGATGCTGGCCAATATCTTCTGGAAGAAGTGGGTGGCCGAGTATCTTCCCGAAATCACCCGCCGATCAAAATGGTTTACTCCTGCTCGACCGATCCAGTTGGGTGACATCGTCATCGTAGTTGATCCCCGATTCCCACGGAACTGCTGGCCCAAAGGGAGAGTGGTTGCAACAAAGCAGTCCAAGGATGGTCAGGTCCGTTCAGCTACAGTACAAACAGTGACCGGGTTGTACGAACGTCCTGCGGTGAACCTAGCGGTACTGGATGTCGGCGCAAAGGAGAGTAATCTGGACCAGGATCCAACCACTGGGGGGGACTGTTACGCGAGACAGTAA